A genomic segment from Osmerus mordax isolate fOsmMor3 chromosome 5, fOsmMor3.pri, whole genome shotgun sequence encodes:
- the gdf10a gene encoding growth/differentiation factor 10, whose product MGTLSMFSLYTLVLGLNGYLGAAAGRNLIRAMRSARESPFESFLDGARPDAVSQHMFKVYEKYNRDVRRPQEGNTVRSFKGIQELSDQRGVYHLNLTSLLDSEIIQSASFHFLFDRRPRQRAWFCKRFKAPSCRALPLNSVPSVHILLRSLTTGSEVTLGSQGSLLGNVTFHPHRRGVWQMKDVTQVIKEARWQGQLLVSLEMDYGLQYQRYPDEALSEANLPYLLVYADDQALVEPNSVAATLQRYDPFSEGGEASPAVSSPSLPNPASLSGRVRRQAPMTSDPIHNNELPEVDYTFEGYSKESLWQNTYLALKPKAKPEKKEKRRKVHEGGEVGQDEGKEGGVERRGEHQVQREEEGKLAVLRIDQRTVKKPNDGRKAERMDERKDGGSRDGGKHEGRDGGARGQSRSPELRFDERTMRQARRRQWGLPQQKGCTRRSLRVDFSDIGWSEWVLAPKAFDAYYCAGTCGFPMPKLMRPSNHATIQSIVRAVGIVPGVPEPCCVPEKMSSLAVLYQEEDGNPVLKVYPAMSVETCSCR is encoded by the exons ATGGGTACCTTGTCCATGTTTTCGTTGTACACTCTCGTTTTGGGGCTGAATGGTTACCTTGGAGCTGCCGCGGGTAGAAACCTGATCCGAGCCATGAGGAGCGCACGGGAATCTCCATTCGAGTCTTTCTTGGACGGTGCCAGGCCGGATGCCGTTTCCCAACACATGTTCAAAGTGTACGAGAAATACAACCGCGATGTCCGCCGCCCCCAGGAAGGCAACACAGTCAGGAGTTTTAAAGGGATTCAAG AGCTTTCTGACCAGAGGGGGGTGTACCATCTAAACCTAACTTCTCTCCTGGACTCTGAGATCATCCAGTCCGCCagctttcacttcctgtttgaccgGCGCCCTAGACAGAGAGCCTGGTTCTGCAAGCGATTCAAAGCCCCATCCTGCCGCGCCCTGCCCCTCAACTCTGTTCCCTCTGTCCACATCCTCCTTCGCTCCCTAACCACGGGTTCAGAAGTCACCCTGGGGTCACAGGGGTCGCTCTTAGGCAATGTGACCTTTCACCCCCACAGGAGAGGGGTCTGGCAGATGAAGGATGTGACCCAGGTCATCAAAGAGGCCAGATGGCAGGGTCAGCTCCTGGTGTCTCTTGAGATGGACTACGGCCTGCAGTACCAGAGGTACCCAGATGAGGCGCTGTCTGAGGCTAACCTGCCCTACCTGCTGGTGTATGCAGATGACCAGGCCTTGGTAGAGCCCAATAGTGTGGCTGCAACCCTGCAGAGGTATGACCCTTTCAGTGAAGGGGGGGAAGCCTCACCCGCAGtctcttccccttccctcccgaaccctgcctccctctcaggCAGAGTCAGGAGACAGGCTccgatgacctctgaccccatccACAACAACGAGCTGCCCGAGGTGGACTACACTTTTGAAGGGTACAGCAAGGAGAGCCTGTGGCAGAACACTTACCTGGCCCTCAAACCCAAGGCCAAGcctgagaagaaggagaagaggaggaaagtcCACGAAGGAGGGGAAGTGGGACAGgatgaagggaaggaaggaggagtggagaggagaggagaacatcaagtgcaaagagaagaggagggcaaaCTTGCGGTCCTTCGCATTGACCAGAGGACAGTGAAGAAGCCCAACGATGGACGGAaggcagagaggatggatgagaggaaggacggagggagtagggatggaggaaagcatgaggggagagatggaggggccAGGGGCCAGAGTCGTTCCCCAGAGCTGCGGTTCGATGAGCGGACGATGCgccaggccaggaggaggcagtGGGGCCTTCCCCAGCAGAAAGGCTGCACCAGGAGAAGCCTCCGGGTAGACTTTTCAGATATCGGCTGGAGTGAGTGGGTCCTGGCACCCAAGGCCTTCGATGCCTACTACTGCGCTGGCACCTGTGGCTTCCCAATGCCCAAG TTGATGCGCCCTTCCAACCATGCCACCATCCAGAGTATCGTGCGAGCGGTGGGCATCGTGCCAGGCGTGCCAGAGCCTTGCTGCGTGCCAGAAAAAATGAGTTCCTTGGCCGTGCTGTaccaggaggaggatgggaaccCGGTCCTTAAGGTCTACCCTGCCATGTCTGTAGAGACCTGCTCCTGCAGATAG